A genomic stretch from Alphaproteobacteria bacterium includes:
- a CDS encoding YdcF family protein, producing MFTIPQPKSLNPTKTEAIVVLTGGRERLKTGFNLLCNQQAKVIFISGVNREETLKSLLKTVDLPAMTCPIDKDQLIASTHLGYWAKNTKENALETAGWVNERSISSLRLVTADYHMPRSLMEMMHQLPEITIIPHPVFPFGQSRFRWLFNEGAFLLIFSEYNKFLWGFTRRHFSD from the coding sequence ATGTTCACGATTCCTCAACCTAAAAGTCTGAATCCTACAAAAACTGAAGCCATCGTCGTCCTCACTGGGGGTAGAGAGCGTTTGAAAACAGGATTTAATCTTTTATGTAACCAACAAGCAAAAGTCATTTTCATTTCCGGCGTCAATCGAGAGGAAACATTAAAGTCGTTGTTGAAAACAGTTGACCTCCCCGCAATGACTTGCCCCATCGATAAAGATCAACTCATTGCATCCACCCATCTAGGCTATTGGGCAAAAAATACAAAAGAAAATGCCCTAGAAACTGCAGGATGGGTGAACGAACGATCTATTTCTTCTCTACGACTTGTTACCGCAGATTATCATATGCCTCGTAGTTTAATGGAAATGATGCACCAGTTGCCTGAAATTACTATAATTCCCCATCCCGTCTTTCCTTTCGGTCAAAGTCGATTTCGCTGGTTATTTAACGAGGGTGCTTTTCTCTTAATCTTTTCAGAATATAATAAGTTTTTGTGGGGATTTACCCGTCGGCACTTTTCCGATTAG
- a CDS encoding FtsX-like permease family protein: MHNNRPIIIMRNTPSQTINDIPIGQDVSSRYVCWIVGLMVFLLSLVFVGSISLSSSLSQWNLSSSGRITIELPLHGVQNPESLIETILSTLQRIPGVASVKLVNNQEVLKLLQPWVGQVNLLQDLTLPALIDVDMKPEIPPNVPEITAVLRQFAHGIRIEEHNQWQHMFEKLRLSLEIIAYLFISLIAITVMVTITLITRSSLATHASIIDVLRLVGANNSYIAAKFQRRAFWLALKGGLWGVIIALPTLFLLNWLSLHLGVSEVLKPTLSIPLLLAILSLPFVVGGISLLAARLSVLRTLSRLG; encoded by the coding sequence ATGCACAACAACAGGCCCATCATAATTATGCGTAATACACCTTCTCAAACCATTAATGATATTCCGATTGGACAGGATGTTAGCAGTCGCTATGTGTGCTGGATTGTGGGTCTTATGGTTTTTTTATTAAGCCTCGTTTTTGTGGGTTCAATATCTCTCTCATCTTCCTTAAGTCAATGGAATCTAAGCAGCTCAGGCCGTATAACCATTGAGCTACCTCTTCATGGTGTCCAAAATCCAGAGTCACTTATTGAGACCATACTATCCACCCTACAGAGAATTCCTGGCGTTGCCAGTGTAAAGCTTGTTAACAATCAAGAGGTGTTAAAGCTTTTGCAGCCCTGGGTGGGACAAGTCAATCTCTTACAAGACTTAACTCTTCCCGCACTCATTGATGTGGATATGAAGCCAGAAATTCCCCCGAATGTTCCTGAAATAACAGCTGTGTTACGCCAATTTGCCCATGGAATACGAATTGAAGAACATAATCAATGGCAGCATATGTTCGAGAAGTTGCGCCTCTCACTTGAAATTATTGCTTATTTATTTATTAGTCTCATAGCAATTACCGTAATGGTAACCATAACACTGATTACGAGATCTTCTCTGGCGACCCATGCCAGTATTATTGATGTTCTCCGGTTGGTTGGTGCGAATAACAGTTATATCGCTGCTAAATTTCAACGGCGCGCCTTTTGGCTTGCCCTTAAAGGCGGATTGTGGGGCGTTATTATTGCTCTTCCCACGCTCTTTTTGCTAAATTGGTTGAGTCTTCATTTGGGTGTTTCTGAAGTGTTGAAACCCACATTGAGTATCCCCCTTTTATTGGCAATTTTATCTTTGCCATTTGTAGTCGGTGGCATAAGTCTTTTAGCAGCTAGACTCTCTGTTCTTCGAACTTTATCTCGTCTGGGGTAG
- a CDS encoding ATP-binding cassette domain-containing protein, which yields MEKTVLTNPRSDLIEIVSFDQVGLKYPGCQVLQNLSFSLKIGSFHFLTGVSGAGKTSLLKLIYRGILPTQGTVKVFGKDISRIGAASIPIFRQRIGLVLQDCQLLPHLSIVDNVALALTITGVRLTQARTQAVELLQWAGLGNLLKSNPTTLSDGQKQRVAIARAVITRPLILLADEPTGHLDHEAATRLVHLFQELNRIGTTILLATHSRSLVAEFPYEELYLHQGQLIANQPYAQQQAHHNYA from the coding sequence ATGGAGAAGACCGTTTTGACAAATCCTCGATCTGACTTGATTGAAATTGTAAGCTTTGACCAAGTGGGCCTTAAATATCCTGGGTGTCAGGTATTACAAAACTTAAGTTTTTCCTTGAAAATAGGTTCTTTTCACTTCTTAACAGGGGTAAGTGGGGCGGGGAAAACATCTCTCTTAAAACTTATCTATCGAGGCATTCTCCCAACACAAGGAACCGTAAAGGTTTTTGGTAAAGACATTAGTCGCATTGGCGCCGCTTCTATTCCTATTTTTCGGCAACGAATTGGCCTTGTATTGCAAGATTGTCAGCTTCTTCCCCATTTAAGCATTGTTGATAATGTTGCACTTGCCCTCACGATTACAGGTGTTCGACTAACGCAAGCCCGTACACAAGCTGTTGAATTACTCCAATGGGCAGGTTTGGGTAATTTGTTAAAAAGCAACCCCACAACTCTTTCTGATGGTCAAAAACAGCGCGTAGCTATAGCCCGTGCCGTGATTACACGTCCTTTAATATTGCTTGCAGATGAACCCACAGGACATTTAGATCATGAGGCAGCGACGCGCCTTGTTCATTTATTCCAAGAATTGAACCGCATTGGAACAACAATTCTTCTGGCCACCCATAGCCGGTCACTCGTTGCAGAATTTCCTTACGAAGAATTGTATTTGCACCAAGGTCAACTCATAGCGAACCAACCTTATGCACAACAACAGGCCCATCATAATTATGCGTAA